The Gammaproteobacteria bacterium genome segment CGCACCACACTGGTTCGGCAACTGCAGTCCGGTCCGGACGGACTGCCGATCGAGATCTATTGCTTTGCCGCGACCACCGACTGGCAGGCCTACGAGGACCTGCAGTCCGATATTTTCGACCACATTCTGGCGGTGGCGCCCGAATTCGGGCTCAACGTATTCCAGCGTGCGTCGGGACGCGACCTGCGCGAGACCGCCCGGCCCGTTGTCACGTAATATCAGGAATCCAACTATTGGGAGTGGACCATGTTCATGAATTCGATACTCACGAGCGTTGTCAGCCGGCGCGCGCTGATGGGCGGGACGCTGGGCGGACTGGCCGCGGCGGGACTCACCGCCTGCGGTGCGCCTAACGGCAGCGAGGAAGAACCCGCAGGCGCCGGGGCGGCGGACACCGGCGAGGGCCTGGATCTCAGCAAGCCCGCCGACAATCTCTACGCCTTCGGCAAGATTTGGGGCACCTACGCCGATTCGCCCACCTACGGGGGCTACCAGGGCGTCCAGTTCGCGCGTATCGGCGTGAACAAGCTGGTCCCGCTGTTCGGCTACGTGGGCTGCGGGAACATGCAATGCAAGATCGACGAGAACGGACACCTCCGGATCCGGGGCACCGAGGCGGGCTATTTCACGGATCTGGCAAGCGGCGAAATCATCGACTACTGGGACAACCCCTACAGCGGCGAGCGCGTCGAAGTGGTTCCCTTCTTCAACTACGGCCTGCGCGGGCGCCTGACCGAGGAGATGCCGCGCTTTTCGATGGGCGGCGCACCGGACGACAACACGCTGATGAACGCGGCCGACGCCCGCATGAACGAAGAAGGGGTCATCCCGTTCATCATGCCGTTTGAGAAGGTTCACGATCAGTACCTGCTCGCCTGGGAGTACGCACACGAGTACACCAACCCGGTTACGCCGGAGGGCTGGCCCAAGGCTTCGACCGGGCCCAAGATCAATCCCTCGGAACACTTCGTCTTCTATATTCCCGCGGCGGAGCTGGAAGACCGGAGCAATCCGTCGGCCCGCTTCCACGCCGGCTTCATGCGCACGTCGCCGTGGTGGCCGTGGATGCGCATGGGGCAGACGGACGTGCGCGACGGCGCCCTGTTCGGGCGGATGCACAGCTTCAAGATCTCAGGGAAGCTCGACAATATTCCGCGCGTGGTGCTGGAGCGCCTGGAGCGGGACAAACCCGAGTTGCTTGAGCCGCAAACCGGCTGGGATGGCATCACCAACCCGCGCGGCACCTGGGAATTGTTCGCCGACGAGATTCCCCGGGAGGTCTAGGGGCACGCCATGTTCATGAAGTCCTTGCTTGAAGGCGTTGTCAGCCGGCGTGCGCTGATGGGCGGGGCGCTGGGCGGACTGGCAGCGGCGGGCCTCACCGCCTGCGGCGCGCCGAACGGCAGCGAGGAGGAGCCCGCTGCCGCCGGTGCTTCGGGCACGGACGGCGCCCTGGATTTCAGCAAGCCTGCCGACAATCTCCACGCGTTCGGGAAGATCTGGGGCACCTTCGCCGACAAGCCCGTCTACATGGGTTTCCAGGGCGTTCAGTTCGCGCGGATCGGCGTGAACAAGCTGGTCCCGCTGTTCGGCTACGTCGGTTGCGGCAACAACCAGTCCATGATCGACGAAAACGGCCACCTGTGGGTGCGCGGGACCGAGGCGGGCTATTTCACCGACCTGGCTTCCGGCGAAATCATCGACTACTGGGACAACCCGTACAGCGGCGAGCGGGTGGAAGTGTTCCCGTTTCTGAACGACCGGTTCCGCGGCCGGGTCACCGAGGAAATGCCGCGCTATGCCATGGGCGACGTGTCCGACGACACCCGGTTGAACCCCGCCGACGCGGTTGAAGAAGAAGGCGGCATGATTCCCTTCCTCCTGCCGTTCCAGCGCGTCCACGACCAGTACCTGCTGCCTCTGGAATACATGCACGAGTACGTCAACCCGGTCACGCCCGAGGGCTGGCCCAGGGCCTCGACCGGACCCAGGATCAACCCCTCCGAGCACTTCGTCTTCTATGTTCCGGCAGCGGAGCTGGACGACCGCAGCAATCCGTCGGCCCGCTTCCACGCCGGGTTCATGCGCACGTCGCCATGGTGGCCGTGGATGCGGATGGGCCGGACCGAGGTGAAGGATGCCGCCCTGTTCGGGCGCATGCACAGCTTCAAGATCTCGGGCGAACTCGACAATGTCCCGCGCGTGGTCCTGGAGCGCCTGGAGCGTGACAGACCCGACCTGCTGGAGCCTCAGACCGACTGGGCGGCCCTGGAGCCGATAGGCACCTGGGAGGCGTTCGCCAGGGAGGTCCCGCGGGAGGTCTAGGCGGCGGCGTCAGGCCTTGCCGAATTCGCGGGGGCCGGCGTGGTAGCCCTCCGGATCGGGGTGCAACAGCAGTTCGCAACCGGGAAACTCCGCGAAGATGCGCATCTCCACCTCGTCGAGGATTTCATGGGCTTCCGCCAGGCTCAGGCCGGCGTCCAGC includes the following:
- a CDS encoding DUF1838 domain-containing protein; amino-acid sequence: MFMNSILTSVVSRRALMGGTLGGLAAAGLTACGAPNGSEEEPAGAGAADTGEGLDLSKPADNLYAFGKIWGTYADSPTYGGYQGVQFARIGVNKLVPLFGYVGCGNMQCKIDENGHLRIRGTEAGYFTDLASGEIIDYWDNPYSGERVEVVPFFNYGLRGRLTEEMPRFSMGGAPDDNTLMNAADARMNEEGVIPFIMPFEKVHDQYLLAWEYAHEYTNPVTPEGWPKASTGPKINPSEHFVFYIPAAELEDRSNPSARFHAGFMRTSPWWPWMRMGQTDVRDGALFGRMHSFKISGKLDNIPRVVLERLERDKPELLEPQTGWDGITNPRGTWELFADEIPREV
- a CDS encoding DUF1838 domain-containing protein — encoded protein: MFMKSLLEGVVSRRALMGGALGGLAAAGLTACGAPNGSEEEPAAAGASGTDGALDFSKPADNLHAFGKIWGTFADKPVYMGFQGVQFARIGVNKLVPLFGYVGCGNNQSMIDENGHLWVRGTEAGYFTDLASGEIIDYWDNPYSGERVEVFPFLNDRFRGRVTEEMPRYAMGDVSDDTRLNPADAVEEEGGMIPFLLPFQRVHDQYLLPLEYMHEYVNPVTPEGWPRASTGPRINPSEHFVFYVPAAELDDRSNPSARFHAGFMRTSPWWPWMRMGRTEVKDAALFGRMHSFKISGELDNVPRVVLERLERDRPDLLEPQTDWAALEPIGTWEAFAREVPREV